Below is a window of Humulus lupulus chromosome 2, drHumLupu1.1, whole genome shotgun sequence DNA.
TGTCGAACCAGTGGAACTGGTCGGCCCATCGGAACCCACAAAAGAAGAGAGTTGTGCCCCAAAAGTTGGGCTTGAATCTGAAAGAATAAGTTTCGTTGAAGCGCAGAATATGGACACCAAGATCGTCATCTTTGGATTTGCAGTGAACACTCAGATCAAAGTCTCCCAAATTGTTTCGTATCACTACTTCTTCAAATGGTCTGTCCTGTGGAAGAAGAACGTCGCCGGTTACGGCTTCACATACACAGAAAAACAATGTCACCATAACTACGCATGGTATTATCATCACCCCAACACCGCCACGACCACTCATCATTTTTCTCTGTCTTTAtcttttttgtttaattagtacTACTGTTGATGATATATCTATTACTATTATCTCCTTTTATATTAACTTTGGTTTAGACAAAAAATTTGAGAAAATGGAAAATATGGATTCCATTCAAATTATTGTGATTGATTATGCATGTATTGTATATGGGgtcagattttttaatttttaatttttttgagaGAATATGGGGATCAGATTTTAATATTGGCATTTTTTTGTAGACAAAGAAGGGAATTAGACGCCAACTATACAAAGTTTTACTTAGAGGAATAAAGATAAATTTGTGTATGATATATAtttagtttattaaaaaaaatccaaattattaaaaaaaaatccaaaatattattgctttctatatctatatatatataaataaaggggaggtaaccatttggtaccctgtgtttttgcaaagtatcattttggtaccctctattttcAATAAGGTTAatatggtaccttgtattttaaaatcgtacatatttggtaccctaaactcaaatttaattaataaaattttaccaatttaattaaactactatcaattatgtaagttctaaatttaaatttaattatttaattacatataattaatgACAGTTttatcatattgacaaaattttatctatcaaatctgagtctagggtatcaaatatgtataattttaaaatacatgataccatatgagcattattgaaaacagagggtaccaaaatgatactttgcaaaaacatagggtaccaaatgagtaaattcccataTATAAATAAAGGAGAGcatgtgacactctaaaaactcttcaaattactctatctattttatccttatatctaatttttttactcgtattataaattataataatagtaaatattattttttaaccctctctctatatctatatatttatataagggAAAGCACTAAAGAGATGACGTAACACTCTAAAGACTCTTCAAACCActctatttattttttcatttaatctaatttttttattcattttataggttataataataaatgtaatttttttaaaa
It encodes the following:
- the LOC133815688 gene encoding S-protein homolog 5-like translates to MVTLFFCVCEAVTGDVLLPQDRPFEEVVIRNNLGDFDLSVHCKSKDDDLGVHILRFNETYSFRFKPNFWGTTLFFCGFRWADQFHWFDIYTPGSDCSLPSACFWSVVANGPCLVDSSPPFIHCYPWNKDPLRSKMLESMLFPLPPKKSEPTTP